A region from the Lolium perenne isolate Kyuss_39 chromosome 4, Kyuss_2.0, whole genome shotgun sequence genome encodes:
- the LOC139838913 gene encoding uncharacterized protein: MTIDCMYRFCRAIVAVFGETYLCTPNAADTTRILAQNAERSFSGMLVSVDCMHWEWKNCPFAQQDMYKGHKGACNVVLEAVADQDLWSWHAFFGMAGSHNDINVLQCSDVFQKLVEGNAPPVQFEINDHKYDKGYYLADGICLRWSTFVKTISNPEQMWEAMTCCVILHNMIIESEREFPVFDTEPYKRMSPLADVDHNMPLAFVASFSPGVKKSETQH; this comes from the exons ATGACCATTGATTGCATGTACAGATTCTGCCGGGCAATTGTGGCAGTGTTTGGAGAGACATATCTGTGCACACCTAATGCGGCAGACACAACTCGGATATTGGCACAAAATGCAGAGAGAAGTTTTTCTGGGATGCTTGTCAGCGTCGACTGTATGCACTgggaatggaagaactgtccatttGCACAGCAGGACATGTATAAAGGACACAAGGGTGCATGCAATGTGGTGCTTGAGGCAGTGGCTGACCAGGACCTGTGGAGTTGGCATGCGTTCTTCGGTATGGCAGGATCACACAATGATATCAATGTGTTGCAGTGCTCCGATGTGTTTCAGAAGCTTGTCGAAGGCAATGCCCCTCCGGTGCAGTTTGAGATCAATGACCACAAGTATGACAAGGGCTACTATCTTGCAGATGGTATCTGTCTAAGATggtcaacatttgtgaagacaatctcGAACCCT GAGCAGATGTGGGAGGCCATGACATGTTGTGTCATACTGCACAACATGATAATCGAGAGCGAGAGGGAATTTCCAGTGTTTGACACTGAACCATATAAACGGATGAGTCCTCTTGCAGATGTTGATCACAATATGCCTCTCGCATTTGTTGCTTCTTTCTCGCCAGGCGTCAAGAAGTCCGAGACTCAACACTAA
- the LOC127346726 gene encoding BTB/POZ and MATH domain-containing protein 1-like has protein sequence MKAFEAVSTSTFTPDMDQVTHVFDIFGYSKYRGMGNDDGSHIRSGIFAVGGHDWAIRFYPDGSGKESKDYISVFLQLLGQAAQVLASCDLRLVDQRTGLSSSVHKTEPRIFNSDDSSTAFAPQHAHFKRRSEIENSRYLRDDRLTIECIVTVVKKPHVTQTRSFPKITIPQSDMADHVGRLLEGKDGFDLSLSVGGETFQGHRSVLAMWSPVFRAELYGPLREATTTGQHVTIQDMQPAVFRAMLHFIYTDSLPDKDLEGDNNTEMIRLLLVAADRYAMERLKLVCQSILCKDLNEDTVATTLALADQHSCDELKDACLQFIEISMPWTMDAVVASQGFQDLMATRPCLAVEALEKRRMSVGWSGRLNCLSAFC, from the coding sequence ATGAAGGCCTTTGAGGCAGTGTCTACGTCTACGTTCACCCCCGACATGGACCAAGTCACACATGTGTTCGATATCTTTGGTTATAGCAAGTACAGGGGTATGGGCAACGACGACGGCAGCCACATACGGTCCGGGATCTTTGCTGTCGGCGGCCACGATTGGGCCATCCGCTTCTACCCTGATGGCAGCGGCAAAGAATCCAAAGATTACATCTCGGTTTTCCTCCAGCTTTTGGGCCAGGCTGCTCAAGTGCTGGCGTCCTGTGATCTCAGGCTGGTCGACCAGCGCACCGGATTATCGTCTTCGGTGCATAAAACCGAACCTAGGATTTTCAACTCCGATGATAGTTCCACCGCGTTTGCTCCACAACATGCTCATTTCAAAAGGCGAAGCGAGATCGAGAATTCCAGATATCTTAGGGATGATCGCCTCACGATTGAATGCATCGTCACCGTTGTGAAAAAGCCACATGTCACCCAAACCAGATCCTTCCCCAAGATCACCATTCCGCAGTCCGACATGGCTGACCACGTTGGCAGGCTGCTGGAAGGAAAGGATGGGTTTGATCTCAGCTTGAGCGTCGGAGGAGAGACTTTCCAAGGGCATAGGTCCGTTCTCGCCATGTGGTCGCCTGTTTTTAGAGCGGAGCTCTACGGGCCATTGAGGGAGGCGACGACGACGGGGCAACACGTAACCATCCAAGACATGCAGCCTGCCGTTTTCAGGGCCATGCTCCACTTCATCTACACTGATTCTTTACCTGACAAAGACCTCGAGGGAGACAACAACACCGAGATGATCCGGCTGCTGCTGGTAGCTGCGGATAGGTACGCCATGGAGAGGCTCAAGCTGGTCTGCCAAAGCATCCTCTGCAAGGATCTGAACGAGGACACTGTGGCAACCACGCTGGCTTTAGCCGACCAACATAGCTGCGACGAGCTTAAGGATGCTTGCCTTCAGTTTATCGAGATATCGATGCCATGGACGATGGACGCCGTAGTGGCATCTCAGGGCTTCCAGGATCTCATGGCGACTCGCCCATGTCTCGCAGTGGAAGCACTTGAGAAGAGAAGAATGTCCGTAGGCTGGAGTGGTAGACTAAATTGCTTGTCAGCATTCTGCTGA